A segment of the Bacteroidales bacterium genome:
ATGAAACACATTCTCCGGCGCCCATATTGTATTCCGGTTTATTTTTGAAAGCCATCATAGCTTCAATAGTTTCGGTTTTCCAATAAGGAATAACCTCCGAATCATACTTATCCAATCCGAAATGTCTTCTGATATCAATGCTGAAATAATATTTGTCGCCTTCATAACCGAAAAGCGCATTTGATTGCCTCAAGGCATCCATATCAATAAAACTACTAAATCTTTCAATCTCGCGTTCTTTTGTAGTCAATCCCCAAGTATCCAGATCAAGATTAAAAACAGTATTATCCATAATATACTGTTTAATTCTGTTTATTCTATAATTTACAGAGCGTTTCTCAATGCCGTCAAACCAAGAATCTTTTGCCCATTCCCAAAGAATCGGTGACATTATGTTTGAGATTACGAGCGGATAAAATAATTCTGGAAAAATAAATATTTCCATATCCGACAAGGTAAAGGCTGAAGAAAGTTGTTCAAGCTCTTTTTCAGAGAAAAGCGTTTTTATATTAGCTTTTTGAGTTTTATTTTCGTCCATAATTATTTAGTAGAAAGATTAATAAACCGTCCACGTTTTTAATCCTTCATCGGTAAATTCATATCTTTGATCGTAACCGCCATTATAATTTTTGAGAGCATCAATAACTTTGTATCGACTTACCGATGGGCAGTAAAAGAACATAAATCCGCCGCCGCCTGCACCGGAAACCTTGCCGCCAGTTGCTCCCGCGGCTTTTGCAATGCTATAAATATTATCCAAATGTTCATTCGTTATTTCTTTTGCCATCTTCTTTTTGTTTTGCCAGCTGATATCCAAAATTCTACCTATATCATCAATATTACCTTTTAATAAAGATTCTTTCATTTCCAATGCGGAAGCTTTTAATTCGTGCATAGCCGAAATAGATTCTTCATTTTTAGATGAAACATTTTTTACCTGAGATTCGATGATTTTGGAAGATAATCTGCTGGTTTCAGTATAATAAAGCACTAAGTTGTGCGATAATTCGTCTTTATATCTGTTTTTAACATGTAAAGGATTAACAATAACATTGTCTTTGATGAATTCCATGAAATTAAATCCGCCGAAAGTAGCGGCATACTGATCCTGTTTACCGCCTGCCATATTCAAATCTTTTCTTTCAATATCATAAGCCAGACGCGCTATATCATACTCGCCAAGAGGTAGTTTCAACCATTCGGTAAATGCACCTAAGATAGAAACAACTAATGTTGAAGACGTTCCAAGCCCGGAACCTGCGGGTGCATCAACAAAAGTAGTTAGCTTAAATGATAGAGGTTTATCTGTAAAATCTTTTACAACCCTGTTGTAAACACCTTTCTGCAAAGAAAAATCTCCATCTGTCGGTAATATAGAATCATTATCAAATATTTCTGAGAAGTCTTTTTCCGGGTATTCGAAAATAATCTTTCCGTTATCCAAAGGTTCAATAGTAGCGTAAGCATACATATTTATAGTTGCATTTAAAATAGCGCCACCATATAAATCTGAATAGGGCGATACATCTGTGCCGCCGCCTGCCAAACCTAACCTTAAAGGTGCTTTGCTTCTTATTATCATGTTTTTTATGCTATCTGATATACTATTGCAAAAATACGACAATTTTTTGAAAATTTAAATTGAATATTTGATGCGGATGCAATATAAATTAAATTCTTATGTGTTTCAAAAGATTATATACATGATAAGCAAAATGTAAAGAGTTTAAAGTTTTGTTTATTTTATGATGTTCCTTAAAGATTTCTTTGATATTATTTGTTTAATAACTTCAAAGATTTATTAATACAAGACTTAAAGAAAAACCATCCGACATTCAAGAAAATTAGTAAAATAATAGACTATTTTATTAGAAAAGATTTTTAGTTATGTCGGAAAACGGTCCTTGTTTTTCAATATATATCTTTTATGATAAAGTAAAAAATCGATATTATAGCAGAGAGTCAATAGCATTAACCATATTCTCCCACGAATATTTTTCTTTTTCTATGAGGATGTTTTTTTCAAATTCTTGTTGGCGA
Coding sequences within it:
- a CDS encoding dehydrogenase; translated protein: MIIRSKAPLRLGLAGGGTDVSPYSDLYGGAILNATINMYAYATIEPLDNGKIIFEYPEKDFSEIFDNDSILPTDGDFSLQKGVYNRVVKDFTDKPLSFKLTTFVDAPAGSGLGTSSTLVVSILGAFTEWLKLPLGEYDIARLAYDIERKDLNMAGGKQDQYAATFGGFNFMEFIKDNVIVNPLHVKNRYKDELSHNLVLYYTETSRLSSKIIESQVKNVSSKNEESISAMHELKASALEMKESLLKGNIDDIGRILDISWQNKKKMAKEITNEHLDNIYSIAKAAGATGGKVSGAGGGGFMFFYCPSVSRYKVIDALKNYNGGYDQRYEFTDEGLKTWTVY